The genomic window TGGCTGAAAGTTCGTTATCAGATAAGTCAAGAGTGTTCAAGCTAGTTAAATTAGTTAGAGAAATGGGGATTGAACCAGTGAGATAGTTTTCGTACAAATCTAAGATGGTAAGAGAACTTAATCTTCCGATATCTCGAGGTATGATGCTAGAAAGTTGATTATTATTTAGTCGAAGAAACGCTAGACTAGTCAAATTGGTCAATGAAGTTGGCATTGAACCATTGAGATTGTTGTTGGACAAAGACAAGAGGGTAAGAGAAGTCAGTTTGCCAATTTCTCGAGGGATGGATCCACTAATTTGATT from Papaver somniferum cultivar HN1 unplaced genomic scaffold, ASM357369v1 unplaced-scaffold_27086, whole genome shotgun sequence includes these protein-coding regions:
- the LOC113341245 gene encoding DNA damage-repair/toleration protein DRT100-like, translated to MPTSLTNLTSLAFLRLNNNQLSSIIPRDIGRLSSLTILDLYENYLTGSIPISLTNLTSLNTLDLSDNELSAIIPQDIGRLRSLTTFHVCGNNLIGLIPTSICHMTNLTFLSVHANQLTGDIPKDIGKLRSL